In Xyrauchen texanus isolate HMW12.3.18 chromosome 45, RBS_HiC_50CHRs, whole genome shotgun sequence, a single window of DNA contains:
- the LOC127637271 gene encoding cAMP-responsive element-binding protein-like 2 translates to MDDSKMVGGKVKKPGKRGRKPAKIDMKAKLERSRQSARECRARKKLRYQYLEELVSSKERAICALREELDMYKQWCLAMDQQKIPSEIKALLTGDDQKPLQSSSNKTPKNGKYNQNKTS, encoded by the exons ATGGATGACAGTAAG ATGGTTGGTGGTAAAGTGAAGAAACCAGGCAAACGCGGCCGTAAACCAGCGAAGATCGATATGAAGGCGAAGCTGGAGAGGAGTCGGCAGAGCGCCCGCGAGTGTCGTGCCAGAAAGAAGCTGCGGTACCAGTATCTGGAGGAGCTGGTGTCCAGTAAAGAGAGAGCCATCTGTGCCCTCCGAGAGGAACTAGACATG tataaGCAGTGGTGTTTGGCCATGGATCAGCAGAAAATCCCATCTGAAATTAAAGCTCTTTTAACCGGAGACGATCAGAAGCCGCTGCAGAGCTCCAGCAACAAAACACCCAAGAACGGCAAGTACAACCAGAACAAGACGTCTTAG
- the LOC127637266 gene encoding probable G-protein coupled receptor 19 isoform X1, translating into MKKRPTESAAVKEMVYFLSVEGVKPSYHSNLLFNTTINQSYRYDPSTLPGTSTPVLCRLDALSPASSLQTNGSLISYDLTPGEVTVLGLIFGLFWVISVLGNSLVCLVIHRSRRTQSTTNYFVVSMACSDLMLSLTCAPFILLQVCAGHWPLTAAACKAVRYLQHLCPGVQVYVLLSICVDRFYTIVYPLSFKVSREKAKRMILASWIFDAAFISPCLFFYGSSSPTTQGHCDFFLPDSWDGLAYAIAHLLFGFLVPALLILSFYQRVIRYIWRISADRRTVRRTMNIVPRTKVKTIKMFLMLNLMFLLTWMPFYIAQLWHPKETSGSGRQGALFFITVAWISFSSTASKPTLYSVYNANFRRGMRETFCMSSMKCYRSNAYTITASSRISKKNYVGVVDIHVPAKTLIKDSVDDTFDREAKEKKLAWPISTNPPNTFV; encoded by the exons ATGAAGAAACGACCGACTGAAT CTGCCGCAGTGAAGGAGATGGTGTACTTCCTGTCTGTGGAGGGTGTGAAGCCCTCGTATCACTCCAACCTCCTCTTCAACACGACCATCAACCAATCATACAGGTACGACCCCTCGACCCTGCCGGGCACTTCAACACCCGTCCTCTGCAGACTGGACGCCCTGTCACCCGCCTCCTCTCTCCAGACCAATGGCTCCCTGATCTCGTACGATCTGACCCCGGGTGAGGTCACCGTTCTCGGGCTGATATTTGGGCTGTTCTGGGTGATCTCGGTGCTGGGCAACTCGCTGGTGTGTCTGGTGATCCACCGCAGCCGCAGAACTCAGTCCACTACTAACTACTTTGTGGTGTCGATGGCGTGTTCTGACCTTATGTTGAGTCTCACGTGTGCACCGTTTATTCTACTGCAGGTGTGTGCGGGTCACTGGCCTCTGACCGCCGCCGCGTGTAAAGCCGTGCGTTACCTGCAGCACTTGTGTCCAGGCGTCCAGGTGTATGTGCTTCTGTCCATCTGCGTCGACCGTTTCTACACCATCGTTTACCCGTTGAGTTTCAAAGTGTCCCGTGAGAAAGCCAAACGGATGATTCTGGCGTCTTGGATCTTCGATGCGGCTTTTATATCGCCATGTCTGTTTTTCTACGGATCGTCTTCGCCCACGACTCAAGGTCACTGTGACTTTTTCTTACCGGACAGCTGGGACGGGCTGGCGTACGCGATCGCGCACCTGCTGTTTGGGTTCCTGGTTCCAGCGCTTCTCATCCTGTCGTTCTACCAGAGAGTGATCCGATACATCTGGAGAATCAGCGCCGACAGGCGGACAGTCCGCAGAACCATGAACATCGTCCCCAGAACGAAAGTCAAAACCATAAAGATGTTCCTGATGCTCAATCTGATGTTCCTGCTCACCTGGATGCCGTTTTACATCGCTCAGCTGTGGCACCCGAAGGAGACGTCTGGTTCCGGCAGACAGGGGGCACTGTTCTTCATCACTGTGGCCTGGATCTCGTTCAGCTCGACGGCTTCCAAGCCGACGCTTTACTCCGTATACAACGCCAACTTCAGACGCGGCATGAGAGAAACTTTCTGCATGTCATCCATGAAGTGTTACCGTAGCAACGCGTACACCATCACCGCCAGCTCGCGAATCTCTAAAAAGAACTACGTTGGCGTGGTTGATATTCACGTGCCGGCAAAAACTCTCATCAAAGACTCAGTTGATGATACTTTTGACCGGGAAGCAAAGGAGAAGAAGTTAGCATGGCCGATTAGCACCAACCCACCAAACACATTTGTATAG
- the LOC127637266 gene encoding probable G-protein coupled receptor 19 isoform X2 produces MVYFLSVEGVKPSYHSNLLFNTTINQSYRYDPSTLPGTSTPVLCRLDALSPASSLQTNGSLISYDLTPGEVTVLGLIFGLFWVISVLGNSLVCLVIHRSRRTQSTTNYFVVSMACSDLMLSLTCAPFILLQVCAGHWPLTAAACKAVRYLQHLCPGVQVYVLLSICVDRFYTIVYPLSFKVSREKAKRMILASWIFDAAFISPCLFFYGSSSPTTQGHCDFFLPDSWDGLAYAIAHLLFGFLVPALLILSFYQRVIRYIWRISADRRTVRRTMNIVPRTKVKTIKMFLMLNLMFLLTWMPFYIAQLWHPKETSGSGRQGALFFITVAWISFSSTASKPTLYSVYNANFRRGMRETFCMSSMKCYRSNAYTITASSRISKKNYVGVVDIHVPAKTLIKDSVDDTFDREAKEKKLAWPISTNPPNTFV; encoded by the coding sequence ATGGTGTACTTCCTGTCTGTGGAGGGTGTGAAGCCCTCGTATCACTCCAACCTCCTCTTCAACACGACCATCAACCAATCATACAGGTACGACCCCTCGACCCTGCCGGGCACTTCAACACCCGTCCTCTGCAGACTGGACGCCCTGTCACCCGCCTCCTCTCTCCAGACCAATGGCTCCCTGATCTCGTACGATCTGACCCCGGGTGAGGTCACCGTTCTCGGGCTGATATTTGGGCTGTTCTGGGTGATCTCGGTGCTGGGCAACTCGCTGGTGTGTCTGGTGATCCACCGCAGCCGCAGAACTCAGTCCACTACTAACTACTTTGTGGTGTCGATGGCGTGTTCTGACCTTATGTTGAGTCTCACGTGTGCACCGTTTATTCTACTGCAGGTGTGTGCGGGTCACTGGCCTCTGACCGCCGCCGCGTGTAAAGCCGTGCGTTACCTGCAGCACTTGTGTCCAGGCGTCCAGGTGTATGTGCTTCTGTCCATCTGCGTCGACCGTTTCTACACCATCGTTTACCCGTTGAGTTTCAAAGTGTCCCGTGAGAAAGCCAAACGGATGATTCTGGCGTCTTGGATCTTCGATGCGGCTTTTATATCGCCATGTCTGTTTTTCTACGGATCGTCTTCGCCCACGACTCAAGGTCACTGTGACTTTTTCTTACCGGACAGCTGGGACGGGCTGGCGTACGCGATCGCGCACCTGCTGTTTGGGTTCCTGGTTCCAGCGCTTCTCATCCTGTCGTTCTACCAGAGAGTGATCCGATACATCTGGAGAATCAGCGCCGACAGGCGGACAGTCCGCAGAACCATGAACATCGTCCCCAGAACGAAAGTCAAAACCATAAAGATGTTCCTGATGCTCAATCTGATGTTCCTGCTCACCTGGATGCCGTTTTACATCGCTCAGCTGTGGCACCCGAAGGAGACGTCTGGTTCCGGCAGACAGGGGGCACTGTTCTTCATCACTGTGGCCTGGATCTCGTTCAGCTCGACGGCTTCCAAGCCGACGCTTTACTCCGTATACAACGCCAACTTCAGACGCGGCATGAGAGAAACTTTCTGCATGTCATCCATGAAGTGTTACCGTAGCAACGCGTACACCATCACCGCCAGCTCGCGAATCTCTAAAAAGAACTACGTTGGCGTGGTTGATATTCACGTGCCGGCAAAAACTCTCATCAAAGACTCAGTTGATGATACTTTTGACCGGGAAGCAAAGGAGAAGAAGTTAGCATGGCCGATTAGCACCAACCCACCAAACACATTTGTATAG